Proteins encoded together in one Salmo trutta chromosome 3, fSalTru1.1, whole genome shotgun sequence window:
- the LOC115171342 gene encoding hyaluronan mediated motility receptor isoform X3: MRRFFRAHSYSDEDNSQIQYLTAKCNRLAHDKAVLERECLGARERERSLQNELEALSTQLCQQEQVNIDLMFKHDQLLGRVHHEQQRVHLVVEESSRDAALLGLQLEQVNSELLHLQSSEVQLEGLVEELHTEDLQRAALTEDLQVQLHSKVLELEELQCCYAASTQELEELRCANQRKMQELQRENEGSLKKLQETAEQFEWLCEQQRYWMCCVKRFKDCLSEEKDSLVRQVKRLEKEVAELRKSSESTTQMPCCPLEDTVSQHCDRMPSWESGQMADLQTQVDKWRKLYEDLFSQFTPHQDSTAAVCEVR; the protein is encoded by the exons ATGAGGAGATTTTTCAGAGCGCATAGCTACAGCGATGAAGACAACAGTCAGATCCAGTACCTGACGGCTAAGTGTAACCGCCTGGCGCATGATAAAG CAGTGCTGGAGAGGGAATGCCTGggggccagggagagagagaggagcctgcAGAATGAGCTGGAGGCTCTGTCCACACAGCTCTGCCAACAGGAGCAGGTCAACATAGATTTGATGTTCAAACACGATCAACTGCTCGGCAGGGTCCATCATGAACAG CAACGGGTGCATCTTGTGGTGGAGGAGAGCTCCAGAGATGCTGCACTGCTGGGCCTACAGCTGGAACAGGTCAACTCGGAGCTACTGCACCTGCAAAGTTCTGAGGTGCAGTTGGAAGGCCTGGTGGAAGAGCTGCATACtgaggacctgcagagagctgCATTGACCGAGGACCTCCAGGTGCAGCTGCACAG TAAGGTATTGGAGTTGGAAGAGCTTCAGTGCTGCTACGCTGCTAGCAcccaggagctggaggagctgcGCTGCGCCAACCAGAGGAAGATGCAGGAACTGCAGCGGGAGAACGAGGGCAGCCTGAAGAAGCTCCAGGAGACGGCCGAGCAGTTTGAGTGGCTGTGTGAACAGCAGCGCTACTGGATGTGCTGCGTCAAGAG ATTCAAAGACTGCCTGTCAGAGGAGAAGGACTCTCTGGTGCGGCAGGTGAAACGGTTGGAGAAGGAGGTAGCAGAGCTGAGGAAGAGCTCAGAGAGCACCACCCAGATGCCGTGCTGCCCCCTAGAGGACACAGTCAGCCAGCACTGTGACAG AATGCCCTCTTGGGAATCCGGTCAGATGGCTGACCTGCaaacccaggtggacaaatgGAGAAAGCTGTATGAGGACCTCTTCAGCCAGTTCACACCCCACCAA
- the LOC115171342 gene encoding hyaluronan mediated motility receptor isoform X2 has product MRRFFRAHSYSDEDNSQIQYLTAKCNRLAHDKVLERECLGARERERSLQNELEALSTQLCQQEQVNIDLMFKHDQLLGRVHHEQQRVHLVVEESSRDAALLGLQLEQVNSELLHLQSSEVQLEGLVEELHTEDLQRAALTEDLQVQLHSKVLELEELQCCYAASTQELEELRCANQRKMQELQRENEGSLKKLQETAEQFEWLCEQQRYWMCCVKRFKDCLSEEKDSLVRQVKRLEKEVAELRKSSESTTQMPCCPLEDTVSQHCDRMPSWESGQMADLQTQVDKWRKLYEDLFSQFTPHQGGHVVDRYQKPP; this is encoded by the exons ATGAGGAGATTTTTCAGAGCGCATAGCTACAGCGATGAAGACAACAGTCAGATCCAGTACCTGACGGCTAAGTGTAACCGCCTGGCGCATGATAAAG TGCTGGAGAGGGAATGCCTGggggccagggagagagagaggagcctgcAGAATGAGCTGGAGGCTCTGTCCACACAGCTCTGCCAACAGGAGCAGGTCAACATAGATTTGATGTTCAAACACGATCAACTGCTCGGCAGGGTCCATCATGAACAG CAACGGGTGCATCTTGTGGTGGAGGAGAGCTCCAGAGATGCTGCACTGCTGGGCCTACAGCTGGAACAGGTCAACTCGGAGCTACTGCACCTGCAAAGTTCTGAGGTGCAGTTGGAAGGCCTGGTGGAAGAGCTGCATACtgaggacctgcagagagctgCATTGACCGAGGACCTCCAGGTGCAGCTGCACAG TAAGGTATTGGAGTTGGAAGAGCTTCAGTGCTGCTACGCTGCTAGCAcccaggagctggaggagctgcGCTGCGCCAACCAGAGGAAGATGCAGGAACTGCAGCGGGAGAACGAGGGCAGCCTGAAGAAGCTCCAGGAGACGGCCGAGCAGTTTGAGTGGCTGTGTGAACAGCAGCGCTACTGGATGTGCTGCGTCAAGAG ATTCAAAGACTGCCTGTCAGAGGAGAAGGACTCTCTGGTGCGGCAGGTGAAACGGTTGGAGAAGGAGGTAGCAGAGCTGAGGAAGAGCTCAGAGAGCACCACCCAGATGCCGTGCTGCCCCCTAGAGGACACAGTCAGCCAGCACTGTGACAG AATGCCCTCTTGGGAATCCGGTCAGATGGCTGACCTGCaaacccaggtggacaaatgGAGAAAGCTGTATGAGGACCTCTTCAGCCAGTTCACACCCCACCAA
- the LOC115171342 gene encoding hyaluronan mediated motility receptor isoform X1 → MRRFFRAHSYSDEDNSQIQYLTAKCNRLAHDKAVLERECLGARERERSLQNELEALSTQLCQQEQVNIDLMFKHDQLLGRVHHEQQRVHLVVEESSRDAALLGLQLEQVNSELLHLQSSEVQLEGLVEELHTEDLQRAALTEDLQVQLHSKVLELEELQCCYAASTQELEELRCANQRKMQELQRENEGSLKKLQETAEQFEWLCEQQRYWMCCVKRFKDCLSEEKDSLVRQVKRLEKEVAELRKSSESTTQMPCCPLEDTVSQHCDRMPSWESGQMADLQTQVDKWRKLYEDLFSQFTPHQGGHVVDRYQKPP, encoded by the exons ATGAGGAGATTTTTCAGAGCGCATAGCTACAGCGATGAAGACAACAGTCAGATCCAGTACCTGACGGCTAAGTGTAACCGCCTGGCGCATGATAAAG CAGTGCTGGAGAGGGAATGCCTGggggccagggagagagagaggagcctgcAGAATGAGCTGGAGGCTCTGTCCACACAGCTCTGCCAACAGGAGCAGGTCAACATAGATTTGATGTTCAAACACGATCAACTGCTCGGCAGGGTCCATCATGAACAG CAACGGGTGCATCTTGTGGTGGAGGAGAGCTCCAGAGATGCTGCACTGCTGGGCCTACAGCTGGAACAGGTCAACTCGGAGCTACTGCACCTGCAAAGTTCTGAGGTGCAGTTGGAAGGCCTGGTGGAAGAGCTGCATACtgaggacctgcagagagctgCATTGACCGAGGACCTCCAGGTGCAGCTGCACAG TAAGGTATTGGAGTTGGAAGAGCTTCAGTGCTGCTACGCTGCTAGCAcccaggagctggaggagctgcGCTGCGCCAACCAGAGGAAGATGCAGGAACTGCAGCGGGAGAACGAGGGCAGCCTGAAGAAGCTCCAGGAGACGGCCGAGCAGTTTGAGTGGCTGTGTGAACAGCAGCGCTACTGGATGTGCTGCGTCAAGAG ATTCAAAGACTGCCTGTCAGAGGAGAAGGACTCTCTGGTGCGGCAGGTGAAACGGTTGGAGAAGGAGGTAGCAGAGCTGAGGAAGAGCTCAGAGAGCACCACCCAGATGCCGTGCTGCCCCCTAGAGGACACAGTCAGCCAGCACTGTGACAG AATGCCCTCTTGGGAATCCGGTCAGATGGCTGACCTGCaaacccaggtggacaaatgGAGAAAGCTGTATGAGGACCTCTTCAGCCAGTTCACACCCCACCAA
- the LOC115171370 gene encoding leptin receptor overlapping transcript-like 1 isoform X2 — protein MAGIKALISLSFGGAIGLMFLMLGCALPVYDKYWPLFLLFFYILAPIPYCISRRIVDDTDSASNACKELALFLTTGIVVSAFGLPIIFARADVIAWGACALVLTGNVVIFATILGFFLVFGTNDDFSWQQ, from the exons ATGGCCGGGATTAAAG CTCTGATCAGCCTGTCCTTTGGTGGGGCTATTGGCCTCATGTTCCTGATGCTAGGATGTGCTCTTCCAGTGTATGA TAAATACTGGCCCttgttcctcctcttcttctacaTCCTCGCCCCAATCCCTTACTGCATCTCCCGGAGAATTGTTGACGACACAGACTCGGCCAGCAACGCCTGCAAAGAGCTGGCTTTATTTCTCACAACGGGCATAGTGGTTTCAGCCTTTGGCCTGCCCATAATCTTCGCAAGAGCTGATGTT ATTGCCTGGGGAGCATGTGCGCTTGTGTTAACAGGCAATGTAGTCATCTTCGCAACCATTCTGGGATTCTTTTTGGTCTTCGGCACAAACGACGACTTTAGTTGGCAGCAGTG A
- the LOC115171370 gene encoding leptin receptor overlapping transcript-like 1 isoform X1, translated as MAGIKALISLSFGGAIGLMFLMLGCALPVYDKYWPLFLLFFYILAPIPYCISRRIVDDTDSASNACKELALFLTTGIVVSAFGLPIIFARADVIAWGACALVLTGNVVIFATILGFFLVFGTNDDFSWQQW; from the exons ATGGCCGGGATTAAAG CTCTGATCAGCCTGTCCTTTGGTGGGGCTATTGGCCTCATGTTCCTGATGCTAGGATGTGCTCTTCCAGTGTATGA TAAATACTGGCCCttgttcctcctcttcttctacaTCCTCGCCCCAATCCCTTACTGCATCTCCCGGAGAATTGTTGACGACACAGACTCGGCCAGCAACGCCTGCAAAGAGCTGGCTTTATTTCTCACAACGGGCATAGTGGTTTCAGCCTTTGGCCTGCCCATAATCTTCGCAAGAGCTGATGTT ATTGCCTGGGGAGCATGTGCGCTTGTGTTAACAGGCAATGTAGTCATCTTCGCAACCATTCTGGGATTCTTTTTGGTCTTCGGCACAAACGACGACTTTAGTTGGCAGCAGTGGTAA
- the srp72 gene encoding signal recognition particle subunit SRP72, with the protein MASGGGTVASLWTEVNRCGQNGDFTRAIKAVNKILHEVKEDVTALHCKIVCLLQNGSFKEALNVMNTYSKILGSDLIVFEKAYCEYRLNRVESALKTIEGVSEQTDKLKELYGQVLYRMERYDECKAVYTDLIRNSQDEYEEERKTNLSAVVAAMSTWEKSSPDDLGLSETTYELSYNAACTLIGQGQLTEAMNKLQEAEELCRVSLSEDSDITEEDIESELAVIHSQMAYVMQLQGRTEVALQLYNQVIKLKPSDVGLLAVTANNIITINKDQNVFDSKKKVKLTNADGVEYKLAKKQLQAIEFNKALLAMYTNQADQCRKLSSGLQSQNPGHPRPVLIQVAQLCREKQHSKAIELLQCFADQHPESASGIKLTMAQLYLTQGHVTKACDILRSIEDFKHKQGMISALVTMYNHEEDIDSAIDVFSQAIQHYQSEQPGSSIHLALVREAANFKLKYGRKKEAISDLEQLWKQNTNDIHTLAQLISAYSLVDQDKAKSLSKHLPSPESMSFNVDVDELENSHGANYVRKKAAKVPGDNLPKEQGQGDVKKKRKKKKGKLPKNYDPTGNPDQERWLPMRERTYYRGRKKGKKKEQVGKGTQGATSGAVSDLDASKTANSPPTSPRPGSAQASASTSAPAASNVVPPRQQKPATAGPGARKKAPQKKKKGGKGGW; encoded by the exons ATGGCGAGTGGAGGAGGCACGGTTGCTTCGCTGTGGACAGAAGTGAATCGCTGTGGCCAGAATGGAGATTTTACTCGGGCCATCAAAGCTGTCAACAAAA TTTTGCATGAAGTCAAGGAAGATGTGACAGCCCTTCACTGTAAAATAGTATGCCTGCTGCAAAATGGTAGcttcaaagaggcactgaatgtCATGAACACATATTCAAAAATACTTGGCAG TGACCTCATTGTGTTTGAAAAGGCCTACTGTGAGTACCGGTTGAACAGAGTTGAAAGTGCTCTGAAGACCATTGAAGGTGTTTCAGAACAAACAGACAAGCTCAAAGAACTCTATGGTCAAGTG CTGTACCGTATGGAGCGCTATGACGAGTGCAAGGCTGTCTACACGGACCTGATCAGGAACTCCCAGGATGAATacgaagaggagaggaagacaaaCCTCTCAGCCGTGGTGGCTGCTATGAGCACATGGGAGAAGTCTTCTCCG GATGATCTTGGCCTGTCAGAGACTACATATGAGCTGAGCTACAACGCTGCCTGTACTCTAATTGGTCAAGGCCAACTCACGGAGGCTATGAACAAACTACAGGAAGCAGAAG AGCTTTGTCGGGTTTCCTTGTCCGAGGATTCG GATATAACTGAGGAGGACATTGAGTCAGAGCTGGCTGTCATCCACTCCCAGATGGCCTACGTTATGCAGTTACAGGGTCGGACAGAAGTGGCGCTGCAGCTCTATAACCAAGTCATCAAGCTCAA GCCATCGGATGTGGGACTTCTAGCTGTGACTGCTAACAACATCATTACAATAAACAAG GACCAAAACGTGTTTGACTCTAAGAAGAAAGTGAAATTGACAAATGCTGACGGTGTCGAGTACAAGCTGGCCAAGAAACAGCTGCAAGCCATCGAATTCAACAAAGCCCTGTTGGCTATGTACACTAACCAG GCGGACCAGTGCAGAAAGCTGTCGTCAGGCCTCCAGTCCCAGAACCCAGGCCACCCGCGGCCCGTTCTGATCCAGGTGGCTCAGCTATGCAGAGAGAAGCAACACTCCAAGGCCATAGAGCTGCTTCAG TGCTTCGCAGACCAGCACCCAGAGAGTGCATCTGGTATCAAATTAACAATGGCACAACTCTATTTGACTCAAG GTCACGTTACCAAAGCATGTGACATCCTGAGGTCGATCGAAGATTTCAAGCACAAACAAGGGATG ATCTCAGCTCTGGTAACGATGTACAACCACGAAGAGGACATCGACAGCGCAATTGATGTCTTCAGCCAAGCTATTCAGCACTACCAATCTGAACAA cctggttcctctattcACCTGGCACTCGTACGAGAGGCCGCCAATTTCAAGCTGAAGTATGGACGGAAAAAGGAAGCCATCAGTGACCTGGAACAACTGTGGAA GCAAAACACCAATGATATCCACACTTTGGCACAACTCATCTCTGCCTATTCTTTGGTCGATCAAGATAAAGCTAAGTC CCTCAGCAAGCACCTCCCTTCCCCTGAAAGCATGTCGTTTAACGTGGACGTAGATGAGCTGGAGAACTCTCACGGCGCCAACTACGTCAGAAAGAAGGCCGCTAAAGTACCGGGAGACAACCTACCCAAAGAACAAGG CCAGGGGGATGTTaaaaagaagaggaagaaaaagAAGG GAAAATTGCCCAAGAACTACGACCCCACGGGGAACCCTGACCAGGAGAGATGGCTGCCCATGAGAGAGCGCACCTACTACCGTGGCAGGAAGAAGGGCAAGAAGAAGGAACAAGTGGGTAAAGGCACGCAGGGGGCCACGTCAGGAGCAGTGTCCGACCT GGATGCCAGTAAGACAGCCAACAGTCCCCCCACCTCCCCCCGGCCAGGGTCAGCCCAAGCCTCTGCCTCCACCTCGGCCCCCGCTGCCAGCAACGTTGTCCCTCCGCGACAGCAGAAGCCTGCCACTGCAGGGCCAGGGGCCCGCAAGAAGGCCCCTCAGAAGAAGAAAAAGGGAGGCAAGGGTGGCTGGTAG